In Paracoccus aminophilus JCM 7686, one DNA window encodes the following:
- a CDS encoding nitroreductase family protein, giving the protein MNKVTADMMQSSFTRDPELKLPVFPKFPREIVMAPFGASGILFDGIDGLQLISGAGARHFIPRLIEKLDGSRGLPEIVAEFPSVRPDKIMGAVALLYSRGLLEDGGDLVPETPLAGFLGRHIDATRVNGNRAEALARLNGARVALIPSDGAQMLAEALADCGLGEVMTLGDPSDLSCRPDLVIAFHDAKTSADDWLAQAWSLGLPALHLCVGETLVEVGPLFVPGLSASPACFRRLQSERPEGVPRDLEIWAAVAAMHVQNIISRIGRMSLYNLCHLHRRHPGEPPSYAEVKLTRWPGEITAGLGHIEAAPAADPEHLVWRLHNAANGMPPRSFLSPRDYQMHYSAANLRATAQRPDPYFGAPAQALPGSLDLDLGAGADVDMARLAALLRFAAGYDGPHRITPSAGGLGAVNLYVVTRNVAGLPPRTGWHYDATEHQLCRLGSVSDEDLCAMLGVTLDELPAVVAFGIATTEKSQRKYNSFAFRFAQLDSGIMRAVLSGLAEKMGIELRDYPNLRDISAAQALGVALRGTANIVTFAAGFGRGAETMRAAYPDLRQGQEVTQLAELAAHLPLTKAQPLPDLAPSDLTAADFPRRLLSRRSVRIFAKAPLPLHSLAQIAHSVSALDLRLDAQGALPARTTLWFAIPAHIDAENQGIWRKGPTGELVRIRQNLTSDELAQGMLQRSLADAPLTILITGRFHDAVDLWGARGYRELYARAGAAAMQALQVGLSLGLGGCPWGGISESAWGELLGIDRYTDCPLFGVSMGVPADAQTAGGLHV; this is encoded by the coding sequence TCGTGGCAGAGTTCCCATCCGTGAGGCCCGACAAGATCATGGGTGCGGTCGCGCTGCTTTACAGCCGCGGGCTGCTCGAAGACGGCGGCGACCTCGTCCCGGAAACGCCGCTCGCGGGGTTTCTCGGGCGTCATATCGACGCCACGCGGGTCAACGGCAACCGGGCCGAGGCACTGGCGCGGCTGAACGGGGCGCGCGTCGCGCTGATCCCCTCGGACGGTGCGCAAATGCTCGCAGAAGCCTTGGCCGATTGTGGTCTGGGCGAGGTGATGACACTGGGCGACCCTTCGGATTTGTCCTGTCGCCCGGATCTGGTCATCGCATTTCATGACGCGAAAACTTCGGCAGATGACTGGCTCGCGCAGGCCTGGTCGCTTGGTCTCCCCGCCCTGCATCTGTGCGTGGGGGAAACTCTGGTGGAAGTCGGCCCGCTGTTCGTCCCCGGCCTTTCGGCCAGCCCCGCCTGCTTTCGCCGCCTTCAATCCGAGCGCCCCGAAGGGGTCCCGCGCGATCTCGAGATCTGGGCCGCCGTCGCCGCCATGCATGTCCAAAACATCATCAGCCGGATTGGGCGGATGTCGCTTTACAACCTCTGCCATCTCCACCGCCGCCACCCGGGCGAGCCGCCGAGCTATGCCGAGGTTAAACTGACCCGTTGGCCCGGAGAAATCACCGCCGGACTTGGCCATATAGAAGCGGCGCCCGCCGCCGATCCAGAGCATCTGGTCTGGCGGCTGCACAACGCGGCCAATGGGATGCCGCCGCGCAGCTTCCTCAGCCCCCGTGACTATCAGATGCACTATTCTGCGGCCAATCTCAGAGCCACCGCGCAGCGTCCCGACCCCTATTTCGGTGCGCCTGCGCAAGCGCTGCCCGGCTCGTTGGATCTGGACCTCGGCGCTGGGGCAGACGTCGATATGGCCCGGTTGGCCGCACTTTTGCGCTTTGCCGCCGGTTACGATGGCCCCCACCGCATCACGCCGAGCGCGGGCGGTCTTGGCGCGGTCAACCTCTACGTTGTCACCCGCAATGTCGCGGGCCTGCCCCCGAGAACCGGCTGGCATTATGACGCCACCGAACATCAGCTGTGCCGCCTTGGCAGTGTCAGCGACGAAGACCTGTGCGCAATGCTGGGGGTCACTTTGGACGAGCTGCCCGCCGTTGTGGCGTTCGGCATTGCCACGACCGAAAAATCGCAACGGAAATACAACAGCTTCGCGTTCCGCTTTGCGCAACTCGACTCTGGCATCATGCGCGCGGTGCTTTCCGGCCTTGCGGAAAAGATGGGGATCGAGCTTCGCGACTATCCCAATCTGCGCGACATTTCCGCGGCGCAGGCGCTTGGGGTGGCCTTGCGGGGAACAGCGAATATCGTCACCTTCGCGGCTGGCTTCGGCCGGGGCGCCGAGACCATGCGCGCGGCCTATCCAGATCTGCGTCAGGGGCAAGAGGTCACGCAACTGGCCGAACTCGCCGCGCATTTGCCCCTCACCAAAGCGCAACCGCTGCCCGATTTGGCACCGTCTGACCTTACGGCCGCCGATTTCCCGCGACGCCTGCTGTCGCGCCGCTCTGTCCGGATTTTCGCCAAAGCGCCACTGCCGCTGCACAGCCTTGCGCAGATCGCCCACAGCGTCTCCGCCCTTGACCTGCGCCTTGATGCGCAGGGCGCGCTGCCCGCGCGGACGACATTGTGGTTCGCCATTCCCGCGCATATCGACGCCGAAAATCAGGGGATTTGGCGCAAGGGCCCGACCGGCGAGCTGGTCCGCATCCGCCAAAACCTGACCTCGGATGAGCTGGCGCAGGGGATGCTTCAGCGTTCGCTGGCGGATGCCCCGCTCACGATCCTGATCACCGGGCGCTTCCACGATGCCGTCGATCTTTGGGGCGCGCGCGGCTATCGCGAGCTTTATGCCCGCGCCGGTGCTGCCGCGATGCAGGCGCTTCAGGTCGGGCTTAGCCTCGGTCTCGGTGGCTGCCCTTGGGGCGGGATCAGCGAATCCGCATGGGGCGAGCTCCTCGGGATCGACCGATATACGGACTGCCCCCTGTTTGGGGTCAGCATGGGCGTGCCCGCAGATGCGCAAACCGCCGGGGGCCTGCATGTCTGA
- a CDS encoding site-2 protease family protein has protein sequence MSDLAFQPRPMTAAPDENEVFAMRPGIARVRRNHMTILVQPDDGRSMRISPVGAELVPLLAQGATLHELESHLRRRFPAASDVNFKLRQFLGQLVTAGFLGHAEATPIRRTTHRLVLFNPDPVARAIAAVLLGLPSFLRGLLLGVLLGAAGVALTALVLSPALPHPREIVTRFSWGGLAFLLLVLLPIHELAHAVAARMAGIPVTSAGLLIHGLTPGPFVDTSGAYRVTDRRKRFWIPAVGPLVDLLCCALAAGLLVFGPDWGLDPRVTSALPFVFLGSALLLTLNLNPIMPSDGSHMIEALRDDELLRRSALSRRGAKMSRPMDVALYRALASMFWQGLAVLLWFWWFHAA, from the coding sequence ATGTCTGATCTTGCGTTCCAACCCCGGCCAATGACCGCCGCGCCGGATGAGAATGAGGTCTTCGCGATGCGCCCCGGCATTGCCCGCGTCCGGCGCAACCATATGACGATCCTGGTCCAGCCGGATGACGGGCGCTCGATGCGCATAAGCCCAGTAGGCGCGGAATTGGTCCCGCTGCTCGCGCAAGGCGCCACGCTGCACGAACTGGAAAGCCACCTTCGCCGTCGCTTTCCTGCCGCGAGCGATGTCAATTTCAAGCTGCGCCAATTCCTTGGTCAGCTCGTGACGGCGGGGTTTTTGGGCCATGCGGAGGCGACCCCGATCCGGCGCACGACCCATCGCCTCGTGCTTTTCAATCCCGACCCGGTGGCGCGTGCGATCGCGGCAGTCCTGCTTGGCCTGCCGTCTTTCCTGCGCGGACTTCTGCTCGGCGTCCTTCTGGGGGCGGCAGGTGTCGCGCTGACGGCTTTGGTGCTCTCGCCTGCGCTGCCTCATCCGCGCGAGATCGTCACCCGTTTTTCATGGGGCGGCCTCGCCTTTCTGCTGCTCGTCCTGCTGCCGATCCATGAGCTTGCCCATGCCGTCGCCGCCCGTATGGCAGGTATCCCTGTGACCTCGGCAGGGCTTTTGATCCACGGGCTCACGCCCGGGCCTTTCGTCGACACCAGCGGCGCCTATCGCGTGACGGATCGGCGCAAGCGGTTCTGGATCCCTGCGGTCGGCCCGCTGGTCGATCTGCTGTGCTGCGCGCTGGCGGCGGGACTTTTGGTCTTTGGCCCAGATTGGGGCCTTGATCCGCGCGTGACCTCGGCCCTGCCGTTCGTCTTTCTGGGATCGGCGCTCCTTTTGACGCTGAACCTCAACCCGATCATGCCCTCGGACGGCAGTCATATGATCGAGGCTTTGCGCGATGACGAGTTGCTGCGCCGCTCGGCTCTCAGCCGTCGCGGGGCAAAGATGTCGCGACCCATGGATGTCGCTTTGTATCGCGCGCTTGCCTCGATGTTTTGGCAGGGGCTGGCGGTTCTTCTCTGGTTTTGGTGGTTTCATGCAGCTTGA